DNA sequence from the Streptomyces sp. MST-110588 genome:
CGAGGATGAGTGCGAACGCCAGTGCATCGACGACTGCGCGTCAAGGGCTGTGCACCGACGCCTGTGCACGGTCGTCGGTGCACCGACAACGACGGACCTGTGACGGCAGCGGGCGGAAGGGACGGGCCGAGGTGAGCGACAGCCAGAACCTCCTCGCGGAGCAGCGGCGCGCCCTGATCCTGGACGAGGTCAGACGCCGCGGCGGGGTGCGGGTCAACGAGCTGACCCGCAGGCTCAACGTCTCGGACATGACGGTCCGTCGGGACCTGGACGCGCTCGCCCGGCAGGGCATGGTGGAGAAGGTGCACGGCGGCGCGGTGCCGGTCAGCGAACCGCTCGCGCACGAGCCCGGCTTCGAGGCCAAGGCGGGGCTGGAGCTGAGCGCCAAGGAGGACATAGCCAAGGCGGCGGCGCAGATGGCGGCGCCGGGCAGCGCGATCGCGCTGGCGGGCGGCACGACGGCGTTCGCGCTGGCCCAGCAGTTGCTGGAGGTGCCGGACCTGACGGTGGTGACGAACTCCGTACGGGTGGCCGATGTGTTCTACACCGCGCAGCGGGCGGTGGCCGGCGGCGGGGCGGCGACCCGGCCGGGCGCGGCCACGGTGGTGCTGA
Encoded proteins:
- a CDS encoding DeoR/GlpR family DNA-binding transcription regulator encodes the protein MSDSQNLLAEQRRALILDEVRRRGGVRVNELTRRLNVSDMTVRRDLDALARQGMVEKVHGGAVPVSEPLAHEPGFEAKAGLELSAKEDIAKAAAQMAAPGSAIALAGGTTAFALAQQLLEVPDLTVVTNSVRVADVFYTAQRAVAGGGAATRPGAATVVLTGGVRTPSDTLVGPVADAAIRSLHFDVLFLGVHGISEVAGLSTPNLAEAETNRHFVRSARRVVVVADHTKWGTVGLSSFASLEDVDVLVTDDGLAPEARERISELPPELVVAGEPVDGADL